The Sinorhizobium fredii genome contains the following window.
CGACCTTGACCTCGATTGTCCCCTTGACCGCATCGATGCGGATGATGTCGCCCTCTTGGATGCGGGCGATCGGCCCGCCCTCCTTTGCTTCCGGCGTAACATGGATAGCAGCCGGGACTTTGCCGGATGCGCCGGACATGCGCCCGTCGGTGACGATCGCCACCTTCTGGCCCCGGTCCTGCAGGATGCCGAGCACGGTCGTCAGCTTGTGCAACTCCGGCATGCCGTTCGCCTTCGGGCCCTGGAAGCGAACAACGGCGACGAAATCGCCTTCGAGCTTGCCCGCCTTGAAGGCGGCGTTGAGCTCGGCCTGATCGTTGAAGATCTTGGCGGGGGCCTCGATGATATGGCGTTCCGGCTTGACGGCGGAGATCTTGATCACCGCCTTGCCGATATTGCCGGTCAGCATCTTCAACCCGCCGGTATGCTGGAAGGGCTGGTCGATGGTCGAGAGCACTTTCGGATCGGCGCTTTCCTCCGGCGCCGGCTCGCGCTGGACGGTGCCGTTGACGCCGAGCTTCACGTCGATCGCATAGGCATCGAGGCCCTGGCCAAAGACGGTTCGGACGTCGTCATGCAGCAGCCCCTTCTTGAGCAATTGGCTGATCAGGAAGCCCATGCCGCCGGCCGCGTGGAAATGGTTCACGTCGGCAAGGCCGTTTGGATAGACGCGGGCGAGCAGCGGCACGACGTCGGAGAGTTCCGAAATGTCCTGCCAAGTGAGCGCGATCCCGGCGGCGCGCGCCATGGCAACGAGGTGCATGGTGTGGTTGGTCGAGCCGCCGGTCGCATGCAGGCCGACGACGCCGTTGACGATCGACCGCTCGTCGATCATCTCGCCGGCCGGCGTGAATTCGTTGCCCATGGCCGTGATCGCCAGCGCCCGCTTCGCTGCCTCCTTGGTCAGCGCGTCGCGCAGTGGCGTGCCGGGATTGATGAAGGAGGCGCCCGGCAGGTGGAAGCCCATGATCTCCATCAGCATCTGGTTGGAGTTGGCGGTGCCGTAGAAGGTGCAGGTGCCGGGGCCATGATAGGACTTCGATTCCGCCTCGAGCAATTCGTCGCGGCCGACCTTGCCCTCGGCGAAAAGCTGCCGGACCTTGGCCTTCTCGTCGTTCGGCAGGCCCGAGGTCATCGGTCCGGCGGGAACGAAGATGGCGGGCAGGTGACCGAAGGTCAGCGCCGCGATTACCAGGCCCGGCACGATCTTGTCGCAGACGCCGAGATAGACGGCCGCATCGAACATGTTGTGCGACAGGCCGATGCCGGCTGCCATGGCGATCAGGTCGCGCGAGAAGAGCGACAGCTCCATGCCCGGCTGCCCTTGCGTGACGCCGTCGCACATCGCCGGCACGCCGCCCGCAACCTGCGCCACACCGCCAGCCTCGCGGGCCGCCTCGCGTATCAGCGCCGGATAGGTTTCGAAAGGCTGATGCGCCGAGAGCATGTCGTTATAGGAGGTGATGATGCCGAGGTTCGGGACGCGGTCGCCGGCGAGCGCGTCCTTCTCGGCGGGGGAACAGACGGCAAATCCGTGCGCCAGGTTGCCGCAGCCGAGGACACTCCGGTGCGGTCCCGTCGCCGCGGCGCTGCGGATGCGTTCCAGATAAGGTTCGCGATAGGGCTTTGAGCGCTCGACGATACGGGCGGTAATGGCGGCAATGCGGGAATCGGCGGACATGGCACATCCTGTTCCGGAGTCTTCGGACCCCTTGGTCTTCATCCTGTCATCGGCTTACAGCGGCAATGTTTCCAAGGCGGCGCGTCGCTGTAACGCTTCTGAATTGCTGTCTCCTGTCCGGACGCCTTACGGCGCCCAGTAGATCTGCAGCGGCGATGCCGCCCGCCTCAGCATGGCGCGGATCGGCATCTCGGCCTCTTCTCCCGCGGCTTGCGCCCGGGCGAGGACCTCCTTTTTTCCCTCGCCTTCGATATGTAGGACGAGATATCCGGCATCCCGAAGGCTCGAGAAAGTAAAGGTGAGGCGGGGTTCACCGGCGCCGTCAGCCTCCATCGTGACCACGCCACGGGGAGTTGCCGGGTCAAGGGCCTCTTCAAGGCGTGTCCCGCCGGGGAAGAACGAGGCCGTATGCCCGTCCGTTCCCATGCCGAGCACCACCACGTCGAAGGGCGCAGCGATCGCGGCGGTCACCTCGCTTGCGATCGCAGCGGCGGCCTCGGCCGTCGCCGCGGCATGATAGAGCGGCACGAACTTCGCCGCGGCCGCTTTGTCCTGAAGCAGGTTCGAAGCGACGAGCGCGTGATTGGAGCGATCGCTTTCCGGCGGTACGAACCGCTCGTCGACGAGGGTGATCGTCACTTTCGTCCAATCGAGGTCGCGCCCGGCCAGCGCGCGGAAAAAGGCCTTCGGCGTCGAGCCGCCGGACACCGCAATGCTCGCCTTGCCGTGGGCCGCAATCGCTGCGGCGAGCCTGGCGCTGACGGCATCGGCAAGCGCCTCCGCCAGGGCCGCTCCATTCTCGTATGTGTGCAGGGTCTCGCTCATGGGCCGGTCCTAGATTGTGTCGTTCCAGGTGCGGCCGTCGCGTTCGATGAGCGCGATCGCCTGGCTCGGCCCCCAGGTGCCGGCAGTGTAGCCCTGCACCTGCTGGCCGGCCGTTTCCCAGGCCTTAAGGATCGGGTCGATCCATTGCCAGGCGGCCTCCACCTCGTCGCGGCGCACAAACAGTGTCTGGTTGTTACGGATGACGTCGAGCAGCAGCCGCTCATAGGCATCGGCATTGCGCACGCCGAAGGCTTCGGCGAAGCTCATGTCGAGCGGTACGTTTCTGAGCCGCATTCCACCCGGTCCGGGGTCCTTGATCATCAGCGATTGCTTGACGCCCTCGTTCGGCTGCAGCCGGATCATCAGTTGGTTGGCGGAGATGCGCCCGGCGCTGTGGTCGAAGATCGAATGCGGGATCTGCTTGAAGGTGATGACGATTTCCGACATGCGGCCGGCCATGCGCTTGCCGGTGCGGATGTAGAACGGCACGCCGGCCCAGCGCCAATTGCTGATCTCGGCCTTGATCGCGACGAAGGTCTCGGTGTTGGAGACGCCGCCTTCGAGCTCTTCGAGGTAGCCCTTGACCGGGCCGCCTGCCGATGCGCCGGCGCGATACTGGCCGCGAACCGTGACCTGCTCGACATTGGCGGCGGTGATCGGCTTCAGGGCCCGGAGCACCTTGAGCTTCTCGTCGCGCACCGCTTCCGCATCCATCGAGGTCGGCGCTTCCATCGCGACGAAGCAGACGAGTTGGAGAATATGGTTCTGCACCATATCGCGCAGAGCGCCGGCCTTGTCGTAATAGCCGGCGCGATTTTCCAGGCCGACCGATTCGGCGACGGTGATCTGCACGTGATCGATATGGGCCGAATTCCACAGCGGCTCGTAGAGTGCGTTGGCGAAGCGCAGCGCCATCAGGTTCTGCACCGTCTCCTTGCCGAGATAGTGGTCGATGCGGAAGATCTGCTCTTCGCGGAACACCTTGCCGATCGTGTCGTTCAGCTCCGTCGCCGAAGCGAGATCGCGACCGATCGGCTTTTCGACGACGATGCGGGTGTTCTTGGTGATGAGCTTGTGGTCTCGGATCTTTTCCGAAATATCGCCGAAGATTGCCGGCCCGACGGCGAGATAGAAGGCCCGGGTGCGATCCTTGCCTTCCTCGAGCAATTTCTTGAGATCGTCCCAGCCCTGCTCGGACTTGGCGTCGACAGATATGTAATAGAGACGTGCGGTGAATTTGGCCACCTCGGCCTCGTCGAACTCGCCGGGCTTCAGGTGTTCCTTCAGCGCGTCGGACGCGAAGCTGCGATATTCCTCATGGCTAAGGGCAGCACGCGAAGCGCCGATGATTCGTGTCGGCTCGGTGAACTGGCCTTCGATCTGCCGGTGGTAGAGGGCCGGCAACAGCTTGCGCTCCGCAAGATCGCCGGTGCCGCCGAACACGACATAGTCAAACGGTTCGACAGGAATGATCTGGCTACTCATGGCATGTCTCGATCTGTTTCAGGTCAGGGGCAGATATAATCTAATCGATTTAAAAGCGCTAGGGTGCAACGCAACAAAATCGTATCTGCCCAATTTTTCCAAAGCATGACGCTCTGTGCATGAACCTAGGGAGTCGGCCTGGGCAATACCCGCTCCGTAACCATGCGGCTCTAAAGCCGATCGCGCAAGGCATACCAGCTCAGGGCAAGGAAGAGGAGGGCGGAGCGAAAACGAATCCCGCCTGGAAACGCCGGTATTTTCAAGTCCTTGAGAAGGTCAAGTTCCGTTGCTCTGCCGAGTGCGAGGTCAGCGTACAGCTTGCCGCAATAGTTGGAGAGCATGACGCCGTGGCCCGAATAACCGCCGATGCTCGTCACCCCCGGCATGACCTCGCGGCAGAAGGGCTGGCGCGGCATGGTGATGCCGACCGAACCGCCCCAGGCATGGGTGATGTCGATATCGGCAAGCGAAGGATAAATTTCGCGGATCTGGCGGCGGATGTGGGTGGAAATGTCGCGCGGATTGTCGGCGGTATAGGCCTCGCGCCCGCCGAACAGCAGCCGGCCATCCTTCGTTTTGCGGAAATAGCGCACGACGAACCGCGAATCGTCGACCGACTCGCCGCCCGGAAGAATCTCCGGGTGGTTCGTCAGCACCGGGGTCGCGCCGATGAAGGAGCGGATCGGCATCACGTGGCTGGCGGTCACCGGCTCGAGATCGCCGATATAGGCGTTGCAGGCGATCAGCGCCCGGTCCGCGGTGATCGTGCCTTGGTTCGTCTCGATAACGACCGCACCGCCCTTTTTCTCGACCCTCAGCGCCTTCGTCTGTTCGTAGAGCTTGGCACCGGCAAGGGCCGCCTGCCTTGCGAGCCCGACGAGCAGCTTCATCGGATGAATATGGCCGGTGCCGGTGTCGCGGATGCCGAAGTGGTAGTGGCGCGAGCCGAGCCGGTGCGCGGTTTCCTCCCGGTCCATGAAGGAGAGGTGCGGGTAGCCGAACCGTTCCGCCATCGCCTCGACATGGCGGCGATAGTCGGTCTCGAAGCTCCTCTTATGGCCGACTGAGAGCTGGCCGGGCACGAACTCGATATCGATCCCGTGCGCGCTTGCGAAATCCAGCACGTAGCGCTTGGCGTTCTCCGCCATGTCGAAGAGCAGTTGCGCCCGTTCGTGTCCGAGCACCTCTTCCGTCTCGTCGGCCCAGGCGCGCTGGCCGGTGCCGAACTGGCCGCCGTTGCGCCCCGAGGCGCCGTCGCCGAGGCGGCAGGCGTCGATCAGCGTGACGTCGGCCCCGCCCTTCGCAAGGTTGAAGGCCGCCTGCAGCCCGGTATAGCCGCCGCCGATGATGGCGACATCAGCCCTCTGCGATCCCGGCATTGCCGGATAGCTGGGCCGGTCCGGGACCGTCGCCTCGTACCAGGAGAGTCCGGGCGAGATCGGGCTTTGCCATTCCATCCGCATGCTCCTCAGGTCAGACGTTGAGGAGCAGGAATTCACGTTCCCACGGGCTGATGACCTGCATGAAGGTCTCGAACTCGCCGCGCTTCACCCCGGCATAGATGGCGATGAACTCGGCGCTGAAGACCTCGGCCAGCGATGGCGCCGATTCGAGCAGCGAAATGGCTTCGAGCAGGCCGCGCGGCAGATCGATCTCACCGTCATTCGCAGTGTCTTCCGAAGGCGGCGTCGGCTGCAGACCCTCCATGATGCCGAGATAGCCGCAGCCGAGGGAGGCGGCGAGCGCCAGATAAGGGTTCGCATCGGAGCTCGGCAGGCGGTTTTCGATGCGCCGCGCGACCGGGTCCGAAACGGGGATGCGGAAGGCCGTCGTGCGGTTGTCGTAGCCCCAGGCCGTGTTGACCGGCGCCGACATGTCCGGCGTCAGGCGCCGGTAGGAGTTCACGTAGGGCGCCATCATCGACAACGTCTTCGGCACATAGTGCTGCATGCCGCCGATAAAGGAGAAGAACTCCTTGGAGGGCGCGCCATCCGGGTTGGAGAAGATGTTCCGGCCGGTCTCGATGTCGAGGACCGATTGATGGATGTGCATTGCCGAGCCCGGCTGACCCTGCATCGGCTTCGCCATGAAGGTGGCGTAGATGCCATGCTTCAGCGCCGCTTCGCGAATGGTGCGCTTGAACAGGAACACCTGGTCGGCAAGCTCGATCGGATCGCCGTGCCTGAGATTGATCTCGAGTTGCGCCGGCCCCTCTTCGTGGATCAGCGTGTCGATCTCCAGGCCCTGCTTTTCCGAGAAGTGGTAGATGTCGTCGATCAGTTCGTCGAATTCGTTGATGCCAGCGATCGAATAGCCCTGGCCGCCGAGAATGGAGCGGCCGGAACGGCCCTTCGGCGGACGCAGCGGATAGTCCGGGTCATCGTTCTGGGCGACGAGGTAGAATTCGATCTCGGGCGCGACAACCGGTTTCCAGCCCTTCTGCCGGTAGAGGTCGACGACTCGCTTCAGGACATTGCGCGGCGTATAGCTGATCTGTTCGCCCTGCGAGCCGACGATATCGCAGATCACCTGGGCCGTCGGATCGCTTTCCCAGGGAACGATGGAGATTGTCGAAAGGTCCGGCACCAGCTTGATGTCGCTGTCGCGCGAGTCATAGCGAAACTGGCCGGTCTCTTCCGGATACTCGCCGGAAATCGTGTGGCGGTAGATCGCCGAAGGCAGTGCCAGCGATGTGTTGGACGTGAACTTCGACGTCGGCATCATCTTGCCGCGCGGCACCCCGGCAAGGTCGGGGGTGATGCACTCGATGTCCTCGATGCCGCGGATCTTCAGCCAGTCGACCGCCTCCTTCCACGTCTTGACACCTCGGGGGGAATGCAGGGCGAGGGGAACTCCTGTACTCTTGCTGACCTTTGCTGTCTGTTGGGCAACGCTTCTCTTGGAAGACATAATTCACCGGATTCTGCTTAGGATAGCCCGCATCATAGCCGCCCTTTGCCAATTGGCTACTGCATGTTCCGCAAATCGGATGCGATTTGCGGACAAAGCCCACAGCTCCCAACTTGCCGCAGGATCCTTTGCGCTTTTGAAAGACGCCCGGCGCTGCAGTGCTTCGCGATTGACTTTTCGCCTCTCGCCGGAAAGGAAGGCGAGAAACGCGAAGAGGGCTCTCCGTGATCGAAAAGCAGGATGTGGTGATCATCGGCGCGGGCGCCGCCGGCATGATGTGCGCGATCGAGGCGGGGAAGCGCGGCCGCCGTGTCGTCGTCGTCGACCATGCCAAGGCGCCGGGCGAGAAGATCCGCATTTCGGGCGGCGGCCGCTGCAACTTCACCAATAGTCACACCGGCCCCAAGAATTTCCTTTCCGACAATCCGCATTTCTGCAAGTCGGCGCTTGCCCGCTACCGCCCGCAGGATTTCGTATCGCTCGTCGAGCGGCACGGCATCGCCTGGCATGAGAAGACGCTCGGGCAACTCTTCTGCGACCACTCGGCCAAGGACATCATCCGCATGCTCCTTGCCGAGATGAAGGAAGCAGGCGCGATGCTGCGGCTCGAGACCGCGCTTTCGGCCGTGGAACGGACCGCTTCGGGTTTTCGCGTCACCACCAGCGCCGGGACGATCGATGCCGCCTCGCTGGTGATTGCGAGCGGCGGCAAATCGATCCCGAAGATGGGAGCGACAGGCTTTGCCTATAAAGCTGCCGAGCAGTTCGGCCTGCCGGTCGTCGAGACGCGGCCGGCACTCGTCCCCTTCACGCTCGATCCGGCCCAGCTTGAGAAGCTCGGCGCGCTTGCCGGTGTCGCGGCCGATGCCGAGGTGCGCTTCGGCAAGGTGGCCTTCCGCGAGGCGGTGCTCATCACCCATCGCGGCTTGAGCGGACCGGCGATCCTGCAGATCTCCTCCTATTGGCGCGAGGGCGCGGAGATCGTCCTGCGCCTGATGCCGGACATCGATATCGCCTCGATCCTGAAGGGTATGCGCCGCACCAGCGGACGCCAGGCGGCGCAGACGGCACTGGCCGACATACTGCCGCGGAGGCTCGCGCAGTTCTTTGCCGAGGAGGCAAAGCTCGCCGGGCGCCTGCTTGCCGATCTCTCGGACAAGGCGATCGACGCGCTCGCGGCTTCCATCCAGGCCTGGACATTGAAGCCGGCCGGAACCGAGGGCTACCGGACCGCCGAAGTGACACTCGGCGGCGTCGACACGCGCGCGCTCGACTCGCGGACCATGCAAGCGACGAACATCCCCGGCCTCTATTTCATCGGCGAATGCGTCGACGTCACCGGGTGGCTAGGCGGCTACAATTTCCAATGGGCCTGGGCATCCGGCTTTGCTGCCGGTCAAGACGTGTAACCGGGAGGCAAAAATGGTGATTTGCCTCTTCAGCCATTGTTAAGGGAAATAGTCGAACCTGCTTTGCAAATGGCTTCCACAGCCGGCCGAGGACTGGTGGTACGGTCTCAGAACGCAGACCAGACTGTTTCCAATTCATGGCCTTTCCTCAGCCGCGGGATGGTTGCACCATGAAGCGCATGGCAAGACCCGAACGGTCCTGCCAAACAGGAAGGACAGGATGCCATGAGCCAGCAACGTCGCCGTCCCCGTGCTATTGCCATCGCCCGCGCCGATGAAAGCCGCGCGCAAGGCGAACTGATCGCTTTCGCCGCCACTCTTGCACTTTTCGCGATCGTCGCTTTGGCAATCTTTTCCTCCCTCTGATTTCTCATTCGCCTCGATCGAACGCATTCCGCGGGCGGTTTGCCGCGGACGCGAGCGCAAGTAACCGCCGCCGGTTTCGACCGGGCCTCGGGCGTACGCCGCGCTTATAGGAATCTTAATCGTTCAAAACGACTATGCGGATGACGTGAGTCCGTCAGGTCCTCGCCGCAGAAGCGGTGCGGGTCCCGCAATGATTGCCGACGGACTGGCGGCGTGCGCCGCATGATTTCCGAAAAACATCAGCCTGTTTGCGCATCGGGTGGCGCTTCGGTGTCCTGTTTGGACGCCAGCTGCCATGGGGGAGGCCAAACGCGCGCTGGGAGCCAAGGTGTTTTCCATGTTCATTGACAGGATTCTTGCCCGCTTCAAGATCCAGACGAAGGTTCTGTTCTTCATCCTGCCGTTCGTCGTCAGCATCACGGCGGTCGGTATCACCGGCCTCTATGCCTCGGGCCTGCTGCAGGGCCGCATGGAGATCTCGAACAGCGTCCTGCAGACGCTGAGCGGCTTCAAGGATGTTTATGCCGGAATGAACCAGTTCCTGCACGAGACCACCGAGGAGAGCCGCAAGGCAGTCAAGGACACGATCACCGCGCAGAAGGAGGTCCTGGCCGACACGGCGGCGCAGGTCGCAGGCGCAAGCGGCGAGACGGAACTGACCGCCGCGATCGGCGCCACGACCGATATCGAGGCCCGCATAGACGGACTCTGGACGCTCCACGAGGGGGAACAGAAACTGCGCGCGGCGACGAAGGCCAATCTCCAGAAGTTGGCGACCGAGCAGGTGAAGATAAACGACGAAACAAACCGGCTGCAATATGCGGTGCGCAAGGACGAAAACGCGGCAAAGACGATGCTGCGCAACGCCGAGAAGCTCATGCGTGCCAGCCGGTTCTATACCGAGTTCGCCACCGAGGTCAGCAAGGCGATCACGGTCGAGGAAAAGCTGAAGGTTGCAAAGGATCGCTTCCCGGTGCTCGGCCGCACCCAGCGCGACATTTTCACCCTGCTGCCCAAGGGCGAGAAGTCACTCGCCGAAACGGTCAATTCGGCCGCCGGCGCAATCGGCGCGCTGATCCGGGCGCCCGCCGGCCCCGAAACGCTTGCCAACCTTTCGAAATTCGTCGATCGCTTCCGTAATGCCAGCTTCCGCCTGGAGGCCGCCTCCGTCGGCAAGATGCGAGAGGCGACGCAGATCTTTGCGGAGCTCGACGGCAAGATTGCTGCGACGGAGTCGGTCCTGACTGCCACCCGCCGGTTGTCCGTGTCGATCACCGACATTCAAATCGCGACGGCCGCTTTCCTCGGCAACACCAACGAGGAGAACCGCCAGAAGCTTCTGGACAAGTTTCTGGCCGTTCAGTCGAACCTCACGACCTTGCGCGGCATCGCGAAGGACCTGAGCTTCTTCGATGCGATGGCCGAAACGGTCTTGCCGATCATCAATGCGATGAAGAAGGACGGCGTTTCGCTGGTCGAGATCACCGACAAGCGGACGGCGGAATTCAACGCGGCCGGCGCCTCGATCAGCGAGATCTGGAATGATCTCACCGGATTTGCCGAGCAGCAGAAGGTCGCCGCCGGCACCGAGCGCGAGGAAGCCAATCAGATCTCTGTGGCCGCCACGGTGGCTGGCGTCGTGATCGCCCTGCTTGCGGGGGTCGCGCTGACGCTCACACTGAAACGGCCGATCGGACAGATCACTGCCGCCATGCGCCGGCTCGCTGACGGCAGGCTGGATACCGCGATCGACGGCGGTGCACGGCGCGACGAGATCGGCGACATGGCGCGCGCGCTCGGCGTCTTCAAGGAGAACGCCCTCTCGAAGGTGCGCATCGAGGCGGAAAGCGCGGAAGAGCGCGCTCGGGCTGAAGCCGAACGCAGCCGCAACGATGCGGATAAGCGCGAGCTCGACCGGCAGATCGATCTCGCCGTCAGCGAGCTTGCTGCCGGCCTCGGCCGGCTCGCCCAGGGCGACCTCTCCCAGCAGATAGAGGTGCCCTTCCACGGCCGCCTGGAGCAACTGCGACAGGACTTCAACGGATCGCTCATCCGCCTGCAGGACACGCTGGCGCAGATCCGCGGCAATGCCCAGGGGATACAGCAGAGCGGTGCCAACATGCACCATTCCGCCGATGCGCTGTCACGGCGAACCGAGGCACAGGCCGCTTCGCTCGAGCAGACGGCTGCCGCCGTCGACCAGATCACCGCGACGGTGCGCTCCTCTGCGGAACGCGCCCATGAGGCGAACCGAGCGGTTTCCGAAACCAAGCGGAGCGCCGACAATTCGGCGACCGTGGTCGCGAATGCCATTGCCGCCATGGGTCGCATCGAGGATGCGTCACGTCAGATCGAGCAGATTATCGAAGTGATCGACGACATCGCCTTCCAGACCAACCTGCTTGCCCTGAATGCCGGTATCGAGGCGGCGCGGGCTGGCGAGGCGGGCAAGGGCTTCGCGGTCGTCGCGCAGGAGGTTCGCGAACTGGCGCAGCGCTCGGCCGAGGCGGCAAGGGAAATCAAGGGACTGATCAACAAGTCGACGGACGAGGTCAGCTCCGGCTCGCTGCTCGTCAAGGAGACGGGGGCGGTGCTCGCCTCGATCAGCGCGCAGATCGTCACCGTCAGCCAGCATGTCGAGATGATCGCCACCGCAAGCCGCGACCAGGCGACGGCGCTGCACGAGGTCAACGGTTCCGTCAACCAGATGGATCAGATGACCCAGCAGAATGCCACCATGGTCGAGGAGGCGACGGCCACCAGCCGCGCACTGGCGACCCAGGCCGATACGCTGATGATGCTGGTCGAGCAGTTCCGCCTGGAGCCGGAAAGCGCAGCCGGGCAGATTTATCACGCCGCATAGCGCAGACGGAGCGTTCCCGCCACAATGCTTCAGATGAACGCCGCGCATCGAAGCTGCGCGGCGTTCCTGTTTGTCTTGCGTCAGTTCTTCAAGGCACAAAGCGCGGAAAACCTTCGCAATCGCCGTGCCTCGCTGGAGGCCGCGGCCTGCGGAAAAGCGCGCCGATCAGATGTTCCGCGAGGTTTCCCGTCCGGTCTCGCGACCGCCGCTCGGCCTGTTCGTCAGAGCGGCGGTTCTTCGACGCCATGTCGAACAGCAGGGCCATTGCCATCATGTCCATCGTGATGCTCCTCATTTCGTGGGCATCTCCTCTTTTATGCAGCTGAAACTGTTTTACATACAGCCGATTTCCTCATACGTTTTTCAAACATGAAAAACATGGATTGGGACGTCTATCGCTGTTTCATGACCGTGGCGCGCGGCGGCGGGTTGACCGGTGCCGCGCAGGCGACGGGGCTGAGCCCCGCCACGATCGGGCGGCGGATGCTGGAACTTGAGGAGCGCACAGGCCGCGCCCTATTCGTCCGCAGCCAGACCGGCTACGGGTTGACGGCCGACGGCCGTTTCCTGTTCGAGCAGTTGCAGGAGATGGAAGCGGCGGCCCGCAAGGTCGAAAGCTGGCAGAAGGAGGGCGAGGGCGCCACGGTCGTGCGCATTGCGGCGGGTACTTGGGGATCGTGGCTGATCGCCGAAAACTTCCCGGCGATCTGCACGGAACGGGACACCTTTGCCATCTCGCTGTCGATAGGCGAGGCGCGGGCGAGCCTCGCCTACCGGGAGAGCGACATCGGCATTCGCGCCTT
Protein-coding sequences here:
- the edd gene encoding phosphogluconate dehydratase; translation: MSADSRIAAITARIVERSKPYREPYLERIRSAAATGPHRSVLGCGNLAHGFAVCSPAEKDALAGDRVPNLGIITSYNDMLSAHQPFETYPALIREAAREAGGVAQVAGGVPAMCDGVTQGQPGMELSLFSRDLIAMAAGIGLSHNMFDAAVYLGVCDKIVPGLVIAALTFGHLPAIFVPAGPMTSGLPNDEKAKVRQLFAEGKVGRDELLEAESKSYHGPGTCTFYGTANSNQMLMEIMGFHLPGASFINPGTPLRDALTKEAAKRALAITAMGNEFTPAGEMIDERSIVNGVVGLHATGGSTNHTMHLVAMARAAGIALTWQDISELSDVVPLLARVYPNGLADVNHFHAAGGMGFLISQLLKKGLLHDDVRTVFGQGLDAYAIDVKLGVNGTVQREPAPEESADPKVLSTIDQPFQHTGGLKMLTGNIGKAVIKISAVKPERHIIEAPAKIFNDQAELNAAFKAGKLEGDFVAVVRFQGPKANGMPELHKLTTVLGILQDRGQKVAIVTDGRMSGASGKVPAAIHVTPEAKEGGPIARIQEGDIIRIDAVKGTIEVKVDDIALKTRVPARIDLSDNEFGMGRELFAPFRQIAGAADRGGSVLFH
- the pgl gene encoding 6-phosphogluconolactonase, with product MSETLHTYENGAALAEALADAVSARLAAAIAAHGKASIAVSGGSTPKAFFRALAGRDLDWTKVTITLVDERFVPPESDRSNHALVASNLLQDKAAAAKFVPLYHAAATAEAAAAIASEVTAAIAAPFDVVVLGMGTDGHTASFFPGGTRLEEALDPATPRGVVTMEADGAGEPRLTFTFSSLRDAGYLVLHIEGEGKKEVLARAQAAGEEAEMPIRAMLRRAASPLQIYWAP
- the zwf gene encoding glucose-6-phosphate dehydrogenase, with the protein product MSSQIIPVEPFDYVVFGGTGDLAERKLLPALYHRQIEGQFTEPTRIIGASRAALSHEEYRSFASDALKEHLKPGEFDEAEVAKFTARLYYISVDAKSEQGWDDLKKLLEEGKDRTRAFYLAVGPAIFGDISEKIRDHKLITKNTRIVVEKPIGRDLASATELNDTIGKVFREEQIFRIDHYLGKETVQNLMALRFANALYEPLWNSAHIDHVQITVAESVGLENRAGYYDKAGALRDMVQNHILQLVCFVAMEAPTSMDAEAVRDEKLKVLRALKPITAANVEQVTVRGQYRAGASAGGPVKGYLEELEGGVSNTETFVAIKAEISNWRWAGVPFYIRTGKRMAGRMSEIVITFKQIPHSIFDHSAGRISANQLMIRLQPNEGVKQSLMIKDPGPGGMRLRNVPLDMSFAEAFGVRNADAYERLLLDVIRNNQTLFVRRDEVEAAWQWIDPILKAWETAGQQVQGYTAGTWGPSQAIALIERDGRTWNDTI
- a CDS encoding NAD(P)/FAD-dependent oxidoreductase, with product MEWQSPISPGLSWYEATVPDRPSYPAMPGSQRADVAIIGGGYTGLQAAFNLAKGGADVTLIDACRLGDGASGRNGGQFGTGQRAWADETEEVLGHERAQLLFDMAENAKRYVLDFASAHGIDIEFVPGQLSVGHKRSFETDYRRHVEAMAERFGYPHLSFMDREETAHRLGSRHYHFGIRDTGTGHIHPMKLLVGLARQAALAGAKLYEQTKALRVEKKGGAVVIETNQGTITADRALIACNAYIGDLEPVTASHVMPIRSFIGATPVLTNHPEILPGGESVDDSRFVVRYFRKTKDGRLLFGGREAYTADNPRDISTHIRRQIREIYPSLADIDITHAWGGSVGITMPRQPFCREVMPGVTSIGGYSGHGVMLSNYCGKLYADLALGRATELDLLKDLKIPAFPGGIRFRSALLFLALSWYALRDRL
- a CDS encoding glutamine synthetase family protein, which encodes MSSKRSVAQQTAKVSKSTGVPLALHSPRGVKTWKEAVDWLKIRGIEDIECITPDLAGVPRGKMMPTSKFTSNTSLALPSAIYRHTISGEYPEETGQFRYDSRDSDIKLVPDLSTISIVPWESDPTAQVICDIVGSQGEQISYTPRNVLKRVVDLYRQKGWKPVVAPEIEFYLVAQNDDPDYPLRPPKGRSGRSILGGQGYSIAGINEFDELIDDIYHFSEKQGLEIDTLIHEEGPAQLEINLRHGDPIELADQVFLFKRTIREAALKHGIYATFMAKPMQGQPGSAMHIHQSVLDIETGRNIFSNPDGAPSKEFFSFIGGMQHYVPKTLSMMAPYVNSYRRLTPDMSAPVNTAWGYDNRTTAFRIPVSDPVARRIENRLPSSDANPYLALAASLGCGYLGIMEGLQPTPPSEDTANDGEIDLPRGLLEAISLLESAPSLAEVFSAEFIAIYAGVKRGEFETFMQVISPWEREFLLLNV
- a CDS encoding NAD(P)/FAD-dependent oxidoreductase; amino-acid sequence: MIEKQDVVIIGAGAAGMMCAIEAGKRGRRVVVVDHAKAPGEKIRISGGGRCNFTNSHTGPKNFLSDNPHFCKSALARYRPQDFVSLVERHGIAWHEKTLGQLFCDHSAKDIIRMLLAEMKEAGAMLRLETALSAVERTASGFRVTTSAGTIDAASLVIASGGKSIPKMGATGFAYKAAEQFGLPVVETRPALVPFTLDPAQLEKLGALAGVAADAEVRFGKVAFREAVLITHRGLSGPAILQISSYWREGAEIVLRLMPDIDIASILKGMRRTSGRQAAQTALADILPRRLAQFFAEEAKLAGRLLADLSDKAIDALAASIQAWTLKPAGTEGYRTAEVTLGGVDTRALDSRTMQATNIPGLYFIGECVDVTGWLGGYNFQWAWASGFAAGQDV